ATTCTCCTTCTATGCTTTGTACCAACAATTCTTTTCCCTGTATCATATCCAGATCGGAACTTTCACATTTCGGACAGTAAAACGACTGATCCCCCACCAAAAATTCATGGCCACAGCCTCGGCATTGCATCTTGACCGGTACATATTCTATTTCCAGTTCTGCATCTTTAGCTATGGTATCCTCCTTGGCCGAGTCAAAGGCAAAACGGAACAGATCAGGCACAACCTGCATCATTTTGCCGATCCGGAAATGCACCTTGTCAATCCGCGAAAGCTGTTCTTTTTTCGCCACCTCCATAATGATGCGGAACATGTCTTCCACTATGGCTACCTCATGCATTCTCTACTTGGTTCGAGTGTTTAAACCCTAATCCGAATAAACCGGAAATCCTAAATTTTAAATCCTAAATTCCCTGCCTTGCCGGCAGGCAGATAAATCCTAAACAAATTCTAATGTTCAATCCGGCAACTGCCGGAAATCAAAACATCTTATTCAAATTTAGTTAAAATAGAACCGAAGATTTTCATAAGTGCTCTTTGCATATTGGTTTGTTTTGAAATTTCTTTGTTTGGTCATTTGACATTGTTTAGAATTTCGAAATTAGATATTAGAATTTTTAGATATTAGGATTTCAATTGTGTCAATTCCAGTTTCCTAAACTCCACTTCCGACCCTTCAGCCTGAACGGCGATCTGCCCTTCCGTGGCTGTGCAGTCATAACCATGATTTACAAGTTCATCGTTCACCCATACCTTGATTTCATCTCCCTGGCACTCTATAACCATCCTGTTCCATTCACCAACGGGGTTTTCCGAACCATCGGTCAGATTCTTTATGCGTCTTCTTTTGCCTTCTGAAACGCCCCACTCTTCTTTAGGACCTCTGCGCTCCACCATGTTATCCACTTTGATGTCTTCCTGGATGCACCAGAAATCGCCCGCATTTTCATGCATCATTTGTACTTCCAGTGATTTGGGAAACATGCCATAAAGGGCCCTGGGCGTGGAAGCATGGACCAGTATACCGCAGTTACCCGGTTCACCGGCAAACCGATACTCCGCTACCAGTCTGTAATCCGAATAAACCTCATCCGTAATCAGATGACCGCCGGGTGTACCGAGGCTGACCAGCATACCGTCCCGCATAATAAAAGGATTTGTGGTATCAGGGTTTTCATCCATGGCAGGAACATCCACATGCCAACCGTTAAGATCTTCCCTGATCAGATTTACCGTCTTATTGTTACTG
The window above is part of the Bacteroidales bacterium genome. Proteins encoded here:
- the hypA gene encoding hydrogenase maturation nickel metallochaperone HypA, with the protein product MHEVAIVEDMFRIIMEVAKKEQLSRIDKVHFRIGKMMQVVPDLFRFAFDSAKEDTIAKDAELEIEYVPVKMQCRGCGHEFLVGDQSFYCPKCESSDLDMIQGKELLVQSIEGE
- a CDS encoding DUF1080 domain-containing protein: MKNYVHLILVAMVLVGACSNNKTVNLIREDLNGWHVDVPAMDENPDTTNPFIMRDGMLVSLGTPGGHLITDEVYSDYRLVAEYRFAGEPGNCGILVHASTPRALYGMFPKSLEVQMMHENAGDFWCIQEDIKVDNMVERRGPKEEWGVSEGKRRRIKNLTDGSENPVGEWNRMVIECQGDEIKVWVNDELVNHGYDCTATEGQIAVQAEGSEVEFRKLELTQLKS